The Drosophila bipectinata strain 14024-0381.07 chromosome 2L, DbipHiC1v2, whole genome shotgun sequence genome has a segment encoding these proteins:
- the rau gene encoding uncharacterized protein rau: MLKHVQISPLRNRSDSVSLRSSSHASSCASSMCGSPEPTADLQRTPSRASSYSSLNEQLPQTTIKVYTNCLKIDIEYKTLGIQWDTTSKEVISQLLRRLKMRHRDPRLFYLSMEVAVRRAGVKTILVLDDDTRPAIMQACHPKGESRFVLQLKPGGLIRVHTSALQPSSQYKSLVISEETTSDELLQLLLGCYSSPEPVECFSLYEVCPGQECQRKLHPDDLPLRAQAERMKRGENCHFLVRRTPNYARRRQLLANLNEAIGQAAEAVEDATSLLELSLESDLSISEDLHSCSSSSEDPEDEDADECASSSGSSDNSTECTLRRDFYPRVTSATSTVAVSVSPARAYSPVYNIREIRTSSHSFSSLGKDKKLLDIHMNARYAPSGIYNRLMPVAEMEGQDMNGNPAVKLTAEAVNNNPAKGLGHFVYL; encoded by the exons ATGCTGAAGCACGTACAAATCTCGCCCCTTCGCAATCGCTCCGATTCCGTGTCGCTGCGCTCCTCCAGCCACGCCTCCTCCTGCGCCAGCTCCATGTGCGGCAGCCCGGAGCCGACAGCGGATTTGCAAAGGACTCCCTCGCGGGCCTCCAGCTACTCGAGTCTCAACGAGCAACTGCCACAG ACCACAATCAAGGTGTACACGAATTGCCTCAAGATCGACATTGAGTACAAGACCCTTGGGATCCAGTGGGACACCACCAGCAAGGAGGTGATCTCTCAGTTGCTTAGACG CCTCAAGATGCGTCACCGCGACCCGAGACTCTTCTACTTGTCCATGGAGGTGGCTGTCCGCCGGGCCGGAGTCAAGACCATCCTGGTCCTCGACGACGACACCCGCCCGGCCATCATGCAGGCCTGCCACCCAAAGGGCGAGTCCCGCTTCGTCCTGCAACTGAAGCCCGGCGGTCTGATCCGCGTCCACACCTCAGCCCTGCAGCCCAGCTCCCAGTACAAGTCTCTGGTAATCAGCGAGGAGACCACCAGCGATGagctgctgcagttgctccTCGGATGCTACAGTTCTCCGGAGCCCGTGGAGTGCTTCTCCCTGTACGAGGTTTGCCCCGGACAGGAGTGCCAGCGGAAGCTGCATCCTGATGACCTTCCCCTGCGAGCACAGGCCGAGCGGATGAAGCGCGGCGAGAACTGCCACTTCCTGGTCCGACGGACTCCTAACTACGCCCGCCGCCGCCAGCTGCTGGCCAACTTGAACGAGGCCATCGGGCAGGCGGCCGAGGCGGTAGAGGACGCCACCAGCCTACTGGAGCTATCCCTTGAATCTGACCTCTCCATCTCTGAGGACTTGCACAGCTGCAGCAGTAGTAGCGAGGACCCCGAGGACGAGGACGCAGACGAGTGCGCCAGTAGCTCCGGGTCCTCCGACAACTCCACGGAGTGCACCCTGCGACGCGACTTCTACCCGCGAGTCACTTCGGCCACCTCCACAGTGGCTGTGTCCGTTTCACCTGCCCGGGCCTACAGTCCTGTTTACAACATCCGCGAGATTCGCACCTCCTCGCACTCCTTCTCCTCGCTGGGCAAGGACAAGAAACTGCTGGACATCCACATGAACGCCCGATACGCACCATCCGGCATCTACAACCGACTGATGCCCGTGGCCGAGATGGAGGGCCAGGACATGAATGGCAATCCAGCCGTAAAGCTCACTGCCGAGGCCGTCAACAACAATCCGGCCAAAGGACTCGGCCACTTTGTCTATCTGTAG